The Candidatus Thorarchaeota archaeon genome includes a window with the following:
- a CDS encoding transcription initiation factor IIB family protein, translating to MTDNSADSYRELLGTCPDCSGALATSEGYIVCLDCGLVVSREYVDPTYQMGQQKSDDSPDAAMYVSLGNRMHIVDGLGSYIGFHRDKYFRDSKGSALSGKVQKKFQRLKSVYSTRIRIGDDEAKYRALRTLNRVSKLLMISEQVRNRTAYLYKKLVNEAEDKMTNNIILIAVCLLMAVREFKEEAPITLEEIAETFDKCGHRVSVRTIVREAINLRSATGYVPRIRKPREYVPRILSMLMNNSEVVERVQSRGWELKEYENKLREILMTILRGFPSSRRGGRNPFIFAVSAAYAADRVISVKAGKQSALTQKLTSEATDVAEYSIRDHFGVIKKCIRITSQ from the coding sequence TTGACAGACAATTCCGCTGATTCATATCGAGAGCTTCTTGGTACCTGTCCCGATTGTTCTGGTGCTCTCGCAACAAGTGAGGGGTATATCGTCTGTCTAGACTGTGGACTAGTAGTATCAAGAGAATACGTAGATCCGACTTATCAGATGGGGCAACAGAAGTCAGATGATAGCCCCGATGCGGCGATGTATGTATCGTTAGGAAATAGAATGCATATAGTAGATGGATTGGGAAGCTATATTGGATTTCACAGAGACAAGTATTTCCGTGATTCTAAAGGAAGTGCATTATCAGGAAAAGTCCAGAAGAAATTCCAACGTTTGAAGAGTGTATATAGCACTAGAATCAGAATAGGGGACGATGAAGCTAAGTATCGAGCACTGAGAACGCTCAATCGCGTTTCTAAGCTCCTGATGATAAGCGAACAGGTTCGAAATCGAACCGCCTACTTGTACAAGAAACTGGTGAACGAAGCAGAAGACAAGATGACTAACAATATCATTTTGATTGCAGTTTGTCTTCTCATGGCCGTTAGAGAATTCAAAGAAGAGGCGCCCATAACACTCGAGGAGATAGCAGAAACCTTCGATAAATGTGGTCACAGAGTCAGTGTTCGGACCATAGTCAGGGAAGCGATTAATCTTCGGTCAGCAACCGGCTATGTTCCAAGGATTCGGAAGCCGAGGGAATATGTGCCTAGAATACTATCTATGTTGATGAATAATTCAGAAGTAGTTGAGAGGGTTCAATCAAGAGGCTGGGAATTAAAGGAATACGAAAACAAGTTGAGGGAAATTCTAATGACGATTTTAAGGGGATTTCCATCCTCAAGAAGAGGTGGCAGAAATCCATTTATTTTTGCTGTGTCCGCAGCCTATGCCGCTGACAGAGTCATATCTGTCAAAGCAGGAAAACAATCAGCACTTACACAGAAACTCACTTCTGAAGCAACCGATGTAGCAGAATATAGTATTCGGGATCATTTCGGAGTAATCAAGAAATGTATTAGGATAACAAGTCAGTAG
- a CDS encoding 2-oxoacid:acceptor oxidoreductase subunit alpha, with protein sequence MSSKNLSVNFWQGNKACAEGALAAGCRFFSGYPITPASEIAEVMSERLPEEDGVYLQMEDEMGAISAIIGASWGGKMSMTATSGPGFSLMQENLGYAIMTETPCVIVNVQRTGPSTGQATKAAQGDLMQSRWGTHGDHESVVLAPNSAQEMYNLTIRGFEIAEKLRHPVIILADEVVAHSRERVQIDDTIDRTVSRKLAKEGDLPFGTVDNTGHSIMPRFGDGHKLLITGSTHDRKGFRETADPEVHDELVRRITTKIRNNSHFLKDTVVTGPEKAEWGIISFGCTSRTVEQVIAENHEQSSLKSLRLRTVWPFPDDEVLDFASTVEQLLVPELSLGQLSREVSRATEGVVDVEPLRKIGGGRVIDPSEILRRVS encoded by the coding sequence ATGTCTTCTAAGAACCTTTCAGTAAATTTTTGGCAAGGTAACAAAGCCTGTGCTGAAGGGGCTCTCGCTGCAGGTTGTCGCTTCTTTTCGGGATATCCGATAACCCCCGCGTCTGAAATTGCAGAGGTAATGTCGGAAAGACTCCCTGAAGAAGATGGCGTATATCTTCAAATGGAAGACGAGATGGGCGCCATCTCAGCGATTATAGGGGCTTCATGGGGTGGAAAAATGTCGATGACTGCCACCTCAGGGCCCGGTTTCAGTTTGATGCAGGAGAATCTCGGATATGCAATTATGACTGAGACACCATGTGTTATAGTAAACGTTCAGAGAACAGGTCCCAGTACGGGTCAAGCTACCAAGGCAGCTCAAGGAGATTTGATGCAATCTAGGTGGGGCACACATGGAGATCACGAAAGTGTTGTCCTAGCTCCTAATTCTGCGCAAGAAATGTATAATCTTACAATCAGAGGATTTGAAATTGCCGAAAAACTAAGACATCCAGTAATTATCTTGGCTGACGAAGTGGTCGCACATTCCAGAGAGAGGGTGCAAATTGATGATACAATAGATAGGACTGTATCACGAAAACTGGCCAAGGAAGGTGACTTACCATTCGGAACAGTAGACAACACAGGACATTCGATTATGCCAAGATTTGGGGATGGGCACAAATTGCTAATAACTGGATCAACTCACGATAGAAAAGGATTCAGGGAAACTGCAGACCCGGAAGTTCATGATGAGTTGGTTCGGCGAATAACTACGAAAATCAGGAATAACTCCCATTTTCTGAAAGACACGGTCGTCACAGGTCCTGAGAAAGCGGAATGGGGCATAATCTCATTTGGGTGTACTTCAAGAACAGTAGAACAAGTAATTGCAGAAAACCATGAACAATCTTCATTAAAATCTCTGAGGCTTAGAACAGTCTGGCCATTCCCGGATGATGAGGTTTTGGATTTTGCATCCACAGTAGAACAACTATTGGTTCCTGAGCTGAGCTTAGGACAATTGAGTCGAGAGGTGTCTCGGGCAACTGAAGGGGTAGTTGATGTGGAGCCATTGAGAAAGATTGGTGGAGGGCGCGTGATAGATCCATCTGAGATATTGCGTAGAGTATCCTGA
- a CDS encoding ORC1-type DNA replication protein, which translates to MPVDFVEDELGRHTVFKSEQYLSIDYVPETLPHRENELRTLARSFKTLITSPGKTSHKFIIEGPVGTGKTAVTKRFAEQMLRAARRRNIHLHKIHVNCRVNKSKYLVYLRILKEFKPKFPRRGHSPEELLQLIMDVLDSEDRYLLLILDELDYFITQKGGSIVYDLTRLNDNRLNSPQRLSMIGIGRDIPLDESAFDSSTLSTLQRNILRFEKYNSEALYDIVSQRSEMAFKDNTVMEETLQVISDIASERGDARYAIEILWRAGKQADTERSDVVIPDFARKAKADTHPELRMEVFSTLPLQNKLLLLAAARQLKEVRSAYVTMGEVEEMYRTICEEYDEAPRAHTQIWEWVQDLNAHGVIDTKRSGEGQRGQTTLIGLSDVPAGMLEAFLLDFLNE; encoded by the coding sequence ATGCCAGTAGATTTTGTTGAAGATGAACTTGGTAGACATACAGTATTCAAGTCGGAGCAATATCTATCAATAGATTATGTACCAGAGACCTTGCCTCATCGAGAGAATGAGCTTAGGACACTAGCTCGGAGCTTCAAAACCCTGATAACCTCACCTGGGAAAACAAGCCACAAATTCATAATTGAAGGTCCTGTTGGTACTGGTAAAACCGCCGTTACAAAACGCTTTGCGGAGCAAATGCTTCGTGCTGCGAGAAGAAGAAACATTCATCTCCACAAAATACATGTAAATTGCAGAGTAAACAAGAGCAAATACTTGGTCTATCTGCGAATCCTCAAGGAATTCAAACCCAAATTCCCTCGGAGAGGGCATTCCCCCGAGGAGCTTCTTCAACTGATAATGGATGTTCTTGATTCTGAAGATAGGTACCTTCTGCTTATCCTTGACGAGCTTGACTATTTCATAACACAAAAGGGTGGAAGCATAGTCTACGATTTAACGCGTTTGAATGACAATCGCCTCAATTCTCCCCAAAGGCTTTCAATGATTGGCATCGGGCGGGACATACCTCTAGATGAATCCGCATTCGATTCTAGTACATTGAGTACTTTGCAGCGCAATATTCTACGGTTTGAGAAATATAACTCAGAAGCACTTTACGACATCGTTAGTCAGCGGTCAGAAATGGCCTTCAAAGACAATACTGTAATGGAAGAAACCCTTCAGGTTATTTCTGACATAGCTTCTGAACGTGGTGATGCCAGATACGCCATAGAGATTCTTTGGCGTGCTGGAAAACAGGCTGATACAGAGCGTTCTGATGTTGTGATACCGGATTTTGCACGAAAGGCTAAAGCTGATACACACCCGGAGCTAAGAATGGAGGTTTTCTCAACTCTGCCACTACAGAATAAGCTTCTATTGTTGGCTGCAGCACGCCAGTTGAAAGAAGTACGAAGTGCATATGTAACAATGGGTGAAGTTGAAGAGATGTATCGAACTATTTGTGAAGAATATGATGAAGCCCCCCGTGCGCATACTCAGATTTGGGAATGGGTTCAGGATTTGAATGCACATGGCGTGATTGACACAAAACGATCCGGTGAAGGACAACGTGGGCAGACAACACTCATTGGTCTCTCAGATGTGCCTGCAGGAATGCTGGAAGCATTTTTGCTCGACTTCTTGAATGAATAG
- a CDS encoding ArsR family transcriptional regulator, translating into MTTNHESDLPIEEVFSSKGRMKIIKELALSQELNISELCKRVSLNHSTTKSHLEALMDADLVEEKVFGRIKIYRYRIEDLRARSIKNLIDLWRS; encoded by the coding sequence ATGACTACCAATCATGAATCCGACCTGCCAATTGAGGAGGTATTTTCATCCAAAGGTAGAATGAAAATCATCAAAGAACTTGCCCTTTCTCAGGAACTCAACATTTCAGAGCTCTGTAAGAGAGTTAGCTTGAACCATAGCACAACAAAATCTCATTTAGAAGCCCTTATGGATGCTGACCTAGTAGAAGAGAAGGTTTTCGGAAGAATCAAGATTTATCGATATAGAATCGAAGATCTCCGAGCTCGCTCTATTAAGAATCTTATCGACCTCTGGCGGTCTTAG
- the truA gene encoding tRNA pseudouridine(38-40) synthase TruA — MSSYLVRVFYLGNRYHGSQIQPNLATIQGELIRAFCDWSGEEHTAKTIQLAGRTDRGVHSLGQIGIVNTKKTLELEEVNRILPDDIVLWAASEAPPNFNVRYDILLRHYRYYWSSSEQLDVTKMKKAAQQLVGTHDFSRLSKPDPNRTNISTILNIAVTNQDDLFVTDIHGTNFLWKMVRKIVSLLIEIGMHKMNPSIIGKLLSGQGISGGIHPAPPECLVLMESVVPLEMKSNISALYRIRGKIRDYRDMLHRVTRTLNGLNDDLPFS; from the coding sequence ATGAGCTCATACTTAGTTCGTGTTTTCTACCTCGGAAACCGTTATCATGGTTCACAAATACAACCTAATCTAGCAACCATTCAAGGGGAGCTCATTCGTGCCTTTTGTGATTGGAGTGGTGAAGAACATACAGCAAAAACAATACAGCTTGCCGGGAGAACAGATCGTGGTGTTCATAGTCTAGGCCAAATCGGCATTGTAAACACGAAGAAGACCTTGGAACTTGAAGAAGTGAATAGAATCCTTCCTGATGATATAGTTCTCTGGGCAGCTTCTGAAGCGCCCCCGAACTTCAATGTACGTTATGACATTCTACTTCGACATTACAGATACTATTGGTCATCCAGTGAACAACTTGATGTCACGAAAATGAAGAAAGCTGCTCAGCAGTTAGTGGGCACTCATGATTTTTCACGTCTCTCCAAACCCGACCCAAATCGTACCAACATCTCCACCATCCTAAATATCGCTGTCACAAACCAAGATGACCTCTTCGTAACTGATATACACGGAACCAATTTTTTGTGGAAAATGGTTCGGAAGATTGTTAGCTTATTAATCGAAATTGGAATGCATAAGATGAACCCTTCAATCATTGGAAAACTGTTATCAGGACAGGGTATTTCGGGGGGAATCCATCCTGCGCCCCCAGAATGCCTTGTTCTGATGGAATCGGTGGTACCTCTCGAAATGAAATCGAATATCAGTGCTCTATATCGAATTCGCGGAAAGATTCGCGATTACCGAGACATGCTTCACCGCGTGACTAGAACTCTAAATGGCCTCAATGACGATTTGCCATTTTCCTAA
- a CDS encoding replication factor C large subunit codes for MSRESLPWPEMHRPKTTENLVGNTRSIQELRRWILSWSNNIPRKRGALLIGPPGVGKTAAVGALANDLNMELVEFNASDKRNKSSIEKQVWRAATQQTIDGRRRLLLLDEVDGLSGTSDRGGIGAIKKILDLSVHPIVMTANDPKSRKLKRLRKKSLVLHFKPIEPEDMLVVLDRIASAHEGKINKGTIKRILENSEGDLRAAISDLETVMKAGSIVGMNDVSPRNVRRDVEDTLRRLFMSTDTKSARRVVSQGDASYDDLLLWLEENLHLHLRKNHELEAGLDAVSNADLFLGRIMRDQEWKLLSYVYDFLSAGMATSRTETPFRRVEYSRPSWPLMVWKGNRSQKKYSDILSRISNLSRVSTSRVMKTHGETISTILKRNPKLTKEFSEWLNVKSTSIRKMANRH; via the coding sequence ATGAGTAGGGAAAGTCTACCTTGGCCAGAAATGCATAGGCCAAAAACAACTGAGAATCTAGTTGGTAACACTAGAAGTATTCAAGAGTTGAGAAGGTGGATTCTGTCATGGAGCAACAACATACCTAGGAAAAGGGGGGCTCTACTAATAGGACCACCTGGTGTGGGCAAGACAGCTGCAGTGGGAGCGTTAGCCAATGACCTTAACATGGAATTAGTAGAGTTCAATGCCAGCGATAAGAGAAACAAATCCAGCATAGAGAAGCAGGTGTGGAGAGCAGCTACCCAACAAACTATTGATGGAAGACGAAGACTTCTTTTGCTCGACGAGGTTGATGGGCTTTCTGGTACTAGCGACAGAGGGGGTATTGGGGCAATTAAGAAGATCCTTGATTTGTCTGTCCATCCTATAGTTATGACCGCGAACGATCCCAAGAGTCGGAAGCTGAAAAGACTGAGGAAGAAATCCCTTGTCTTGCATTTCAAGCCTATTGAGCCGGAAGATATGTTAGTAGTCCTTGACCGTATAGCCTCTGCACACGAAGGAAAGATAAACAAAGGAACAATCAAAAGAATCTTGGAAAATTCTGAAGGAGATCTTCGTGCTGCGATTTCAGATCTTGAAACTGTGATGAAGGCAGGATCAATAGTTGGAATGAATGATGTTTCTCCGAGAAATGTAAGAAGGGATGTGGAGGATACACTAAGACGGCTATTCATGAGTACTGATACAAAATCAGCAAGACGAGTTGTATCTCAAGGAGATGCTAGTTATGACGATTTACTGCTTTGGCTTGAAGAGAATCTTCATCTCCATCTTAGAAAGAATCATGAACTTGAGGCAGGACTAGATGCGGTTTCTAATGCAGACCTGTTCTTAGGAAGAATAATGAGAGATCAAGAGTGGAAACTATTGTCCTATGTGTATGATTTTCTTTCAGCAGGAATGGCAACAAGTCGAACGGAAACCCCATTTCGCCGCGTGGAATATTCAAGACCCTCTTGGCCACTTATGGTCTGGAAAGGTAACAGAAGCCAGAAGAAATACTCAGATATTCTTTCCCGGATATCGAATCTATCAAGAGTCTCTACAAGCAGAGTAATGAAAACTCATGGAGAAACCATAAGTACGATTCTTAAACGGAATCCAAAGTTAACGAAGGAATTCTCAGAATGGCTGAATGTGAAAAGTACCAGCATTAGGAAAATGGCAAATCGTCATTGA
- a CDS encoding replication factor C small subunit — protein sequence MELDLWTEKYRPKTLSEIIGQETVVQRLMRFVENGAVPHCLFAGPPGTSKTTAGMAMARDLFGDTFGRNFMELNASDERGIDVVRNQIKSFARSIPSGDAPFKILVLDEADHLTGDAQHALRRTMESYASSCRMILICNYSSRIIPPIQSRCAVFKFSPLDDEAITERLEYIADAENVSTEEEGIKAILYLANGDMRAAINLLQAASSTGEKVTGPVVYSISGRASPKEVRGLLKSSSEGKYEEAIASMKSLIYQNGVSPIDLVRQIHRELLGLDMSKKRTMSTLEKAAEAEFRISEGSSGEIQLAALLAYIGLENSTDE from the coding sequence ATGGAACTGGATCTCTGGACCGAGAAGTACCGCCCAAAAACGCTTTCAGAAATCATAGGACAAGAAACAGTTGTACAAAGACTAATGCGATTCGTGGAAAATGGGGCTGTACCCCATTGCCTTTTTGCGGGACCGCCTGGGACTAGTAAAACTACAGCAGGCATGGCAATGGCTAGAGACCTATTCGGAGATACCTTTGGACGCAATTTCATGGAACTGAATGCAAGCGATGAAAGAGGAATCGATGTAGTAAGAAACCAAATCAAAAGCTTTGCAAGATCAATACCTTCGGGTGATGCACCCTTCAAGATTCTAGTTCTGGATGAAGCAGATCATCTCACAGGAGATGCACAACATGCACTTAGACGTACAATGGAATCATACGCTAGTTCATGCAGAATGATTTTGATTTGCAACTATTCAAGCAGAATAATACCACCCATTCAGTCTAGGTGTGCGGTTTTCAAATTTTCACCATTAGATGACGAAGCCATCACAGAAAGATTGGAATACATCGCAGATGCGGAGAATGTAAGTACTGAAGAAGAAGGGATAAAGGCCATATTGTATCTGGCAAATGGAGACATGCGTGCTGCGATCAATCTCTTACAAGCAGCTTCTTCTACTGGCGAGAAAGTCACTGGCCCTGTTGTTTACAGCATATCTGGTCGTGCTAGTCCAAAGGAAGTTCGTGGTCTTCTCAAATCCTCGTCAGAGGGAAAATATGAAGAAGCAATTGCCTCTATGAAGAGCCTGATTTATCAGAATGGTGTATCACCCATAGATTTGGTTAGACAGATTCATCGAGAACTTCTTGGTCTAGATATGTCCAAAAAGAGGACGATGTCAACATTAGAGAAAGCAGCAGAGGCGGAGTTTCGTATTTCGGAAGGATCCAGCGGCGAAATTCAACTCGCAGCTTTATTAGCATACATAGGATTGGAGAATAGTACGGATGAGTAG
- a CDS encoding minichromosome maintenance protein MCM, producing MATSKDGIQERFEEFLRTYKNEHGNLVYWRQIQQMSINDETSLSIDFEDLSTFDNVFMVEAAENPTSFLEKANNALKSVLRVEDPDYVQRLPEGTIRARVVNYPEHVALRALRSKHIGRLIQISGLMMRASEVKPLLVDAVFKCRICEEEISQRQEDGRYTEPPICPICGKKTSMRLLPKKSSFMDWQKVRVQESPEELPPGQMPRSVDVVLEGDIVDLSRPGDLVRITGILQTSPDFSRRRGRLATFNVHIDAVGIEIAEKEYEQVDITEEDERRIRELAEDPYVHERIYASIAPSIHGHERIKESIALLLFGGVSKTLPDGTRLRGKSNILMIGDPGTGKSQILKFVSSLASRSLYTSGKGTSAAGLTAAVVHDTDTGAMTLEAGALVLADQGIACIDEFDKMDPNDRTAIHEAMEQHTVSIAKAGIVATLNARTSILAAANPSLGRYEPQRSVQDNIKLPFTILSRFDLLWILIDRVEAEKDRELAQFILGMHQLKQTKSQEGVPPIDPEFLRKYIGYANRYVIPRLTAEAAEVIEDFYVGLRKGAEGGGQPVPITARQLESLVRLAEARARMGLRSEVTKEDAQAAVRLMEESLRMVALDGTGRIDIDKLVSTMSAAQRSSSDKILDAMKELETEDSSTVSEEALLQRVSDMGVSRERAVEVIEKLLAEGLIYSPSEGKIERIKG from the coding sequence ATGGCAACATCCAAAGATGGTATCCAAGAGCGCTTCGAAGAGTTTCTACGAACATACAAGAATGAACACGGGAACTTGGTATACTGGCGCCAGATTCAACAGATGTCCATCAATGACGAAACGAGTCTAAGTATTGACTTTGAGGACCTCTCAACTTTCGATAATGTGTTCATGGTCGAAGCTGCCGAGAACCCTACTTCCTTCTTAGAAAAAGCGAACAACGCACTCAAATCGGTTTTAAGAGTGGAGGACCCGGATTATGTACAAAGACTCCCTGAAGGAACAATACGCGCGAGAGTTGTAAACTATCCCGAGCACGTTGCTCTTAGGGCTTTGCGATCTAAACATATTGGTCGCCTCATACAGATAAGTGGTCTTATGATGCGTGCGAGTGAAGTCAAGCCGCTTCTTGTAGATGCTGTGTTCAAATGTAGGATATGTGAGGAGGAAATTTCGCAAAGACAAGAAGATGGACGCTATACAGAGCCCCCTATTTGCCCAATTTGTGGAAAAAAAACCTCGATGAGATTACTTCCGAAGAAATCCAGTTTCATGGATTGGCAAAAAGTCCGGGTTCAAGAATCCCCCGAGGAACTACCACCAGGGCAAATGCCACGGTCGGTAGATGTTGTTCTTGAAGGTGATATCGTGGATTTATCGCGCCCCGGGGATTTGGTGCGGATAACGGGAATTCTTCAGACTTCTCCCGACTTTTCCAGACGTCGAGGCCGTCTGGCAACATTCAATGTCCACATTGATGCTGTTGGTATCGAAATTGCAGAAAAAGAATATGAACAAGTAGATATCACTGAAGAAGATGAAAGGCGAATCAGGGAATTGGCTGAGGATCCCTATGTTCACGAGAGAATCTATGCCTCAATCGCTCCTTCTATCCATGGCCATGAACGCATCAAAGAATCAATAGCCCTGCTCCTATTTGGCGGCGTTAGTAAGACCCTGCCTGACGGAACACGATTACGAGGCAAATCAAATATTCTGATGATTGGTGACCCGGGTACTGGCAAGAGCCAGATATTGAAATTTGTTTCAAGCTTGGCGTCACGAAGTCTTTATACATCAGGAAAGGGTACAAGCGCAGCTGGACTCACGGCTGCTGTTGTTCATGATACTGATACTGGTGCTATGACGTTGGAAGCAGGAGCATTGGTACTAGCAGATCAAGGCATTGCTTGTATTGATGAGTTTGACAAAATGGACCCGAATGATAGAACTGCAATTCACGAGGCGATGGAGCAGCACACCGTAAGTATCGCTAAAGCTGGCATCGTTGCCACTCTGAATGCTCGAACCTCAATACTGGCTGCTGCAAATCCTTCCCTTGGTAGATATGAGCCCCAGCGTTCGGTTCAAGACAACATCAAGTTACCATTCACCATCCTTTCGAGGTTCGACTTGTTGTGGATTCTTATAGACCGCGTAGAAGCAGAAAAGGATCGTGAGCTTGCGCAGTTCATCTTGGGAATGCACCAACTCAAGCAAACAAAAAGTCAAGAAGGCGTACCTCCCATCGATCCGGAGTTTCTTCGCAAATACATTGGCTATGCAAATAGATATGTAATTCCGAGATTGACTGCTGAGGCTGCGGAGGTCATTGAAGATTTTTACGTTGGTCTTCGAAAGGGCGCAGAAGGTGGAGGCCAACCGGTTCCAATTACAGCACGCCAGCTGGAATCACTTGTTCGCCTAGCCGAGGCCAGAGCAAGAATGGGCTTGAGGTCCGAAGTAACAAAAGAAGACGCTCAAGCCGCTGTGCGACTCATGGAGGAATCCCTTCGCATGGTAGCTCTGGATGGAACGGGCAGAATTGACATTGATAAACTTGTTTCAACGATGAGTGCCGCACAGCGGAGCTCTTCTGATAAGATTCTTGATGCTATGAAAGAATTGGAAACTGAAGATTCATCAACTGTTAGCGAAGAAGCGCTACTTCAGAGAGTCTCAGATATGGGTGTTTCACGGGAACGAGCGGTTGAAGTAATAGAGAAACTTCTCGCTGAGGGGCTTATCTATAGCCCCAGCGAAGGCAAGATTGAGCGAATAAAGGGCTGA
- a CDS encoding histone deacetylase produces the protein MSTGIFYHPSYEKHMLSPGHPERPERVKTIIESLERESLLKDDMAQIVTPSKARLESVYTIHDKEYIKDIKYKSKQGEGWFTLDTSANEYTYEAALLSAGGGIDAVEGVLGGLYDNAYVVCRPPGHHAEYSRAMGFCYINNIAVAASYLVNEKELDRVLILDYDAHHGNGTQNAFYSDERVLYIGIHQDGRTLFPGTGSCEDLGINKGKGYNVNFPMYPGSGDQSYSLVFERMIDDLFDVYHPEFVLVSAGFDCHYSDRLTNLGLTMSGIARINSRLAKLALKYTGGKIVYFLEGGYELGVLGEGSCNLVRELLDLEQKPREERYLEKEKAIDYTKSLVGNVRNRLEDLIF, from the coding sequence ATGTCTACAGGCATTTTCTATCACCCGTCATATGAAAAGCATATGCTAAGTCCGGGGCACCCAGAGAGACCTGAACGTGTGAAAACGATAATTGAGAGCCTAGAACGAGAATCATTATTGAAAGATGACATGGCTCAGATTGTCACACCCTCAAAAGCACGGTTGGAATCGGTATACACCATACACGATAAAGAGTATATTAAGGATATCAAGTACAAATCGAAACAAGGGGAAGGATGGTTCACACTTGATACTTCGGCCAATGAATATACCTATGAAGCAGCATTACTATCTGCAGGCGGAGGAATAGATGCAGTAGAAGGGGTACTTGGGGGATTGTACGATAATGCATATGTAGTCTGTAGACCACCGGGGCATCATGCCGAATATTCACGAGCTATGGGTTTCTGTTATATAAACAATATAGCAGTAGCTGCAAGCTATCTAGTCAATGAAAAGGAACTCGATAGAGTTCTGATACTGGATTATGATGCACATCATGGTAACGGCACGCAGAACGCCTTCTACTCGGATGAGAGAGTTCTGTACATTGGCATTCATCAAGACGGTAGAACACTCTTTCCTGGAACCGGTTCCTGTGAAGATCTTGGAATCAATAAAGGAAAAGGGTACAATGTGAATTTCCCAATGTATCCTGGAAGCGGAGACCAGTCTTATTCACTTGTCTTTGAAAGGATGATTGACGACCTATTTGATGTATATCATCCAGAGTTTGTGCTAGTTTCAGCAGGCTTCGACTGTCATTATAGCGACAGACTGACCAATTTGGGATTAACCATGTCAGGAATTGCTCGTATCAACTCAAGACTTGCTAAACTTGCTCTAAAGTACACAGGGGGCAAAATTGTTTACTTCCTAGAAGGCGGTTATGAGCTCGGTGTTCTTGGAGAAGGATCGTGTAACTTGGTTCGAGAGCTCCTTGATTTGGAGCAGAAACCGCGGGAAGAAAGGTACCTAGAGAAGGAAAAAGCCATCGATTACACGAAGTCATTGGTTGGTAATGTTAGGAATCGTCTAGAAGATTTAATATTCTGA
- the thpR gene encoding RNA 2',3'-cyclic phosphodiesterase — MSDSVRAFLSIDIEDKDLLSRINRVQSKLDQDAAKMKLISQENVHFTLKFFGDTEPVRLDEIEESLKDLSFQPFRIRLEGVGVFPALRRPRIIWIGVSNNAERFKKLKKKIDDRIRKLGYKPERREYTPHATIARVRHVKNKRNIVSCIDSLSEVTIGEMIIDSVRMKKSTLTSSGPIYDTLWEVESSRENR; from the coding sequence TTGAGTGATTCGGTAAGAGCCTTTCTCAGTATAGACATCGAGGATAAAGATCTGCTTTCAAGGATAAATAGAGTTCAATCAAAGCTTGACCAAGATGCTGCTAAGATGAAGCTAATATCACAAGAGAATGTCCATTTTACGCTGAAATTCTTTGGCGATACGGAACCTGTAAGACTTGACGAAATCGAAGAAAGTCTGAAGGATTTGAGCTTTCAACCCTTTAGAATTAGATTGGAGGGGGTTGGCGTGTTTCCGGCTCTTCGCCGCCCAAGAATTATCTGGATTGGAGTTTCAAATAACGCGGAGAGATTCAAGAAGCTGAAAAAGAAAATAGATGACAGAATTCGGAAATTGGGATATAAACCTGAACGCAGGGAATATACACCTCATGCAACGATAGCGCGCGTGCGTCATGTAAAAAACAAGCGCAACATCGTAAGCTGTATCGATAGTCTATCAGAAGTTACAATTGGTGAAATGATTATTGATTCTGTTAGGATGAAGAAGAGCACATTAACCTCATCCGGTCCGATATACGACACTCTATGGGAAGTAGAATCCAGTAGGGAGAATAGATAG